The region CGCAAGTTCGTGCTGAACGTGGCCATCGCCTTCCTGCCCCTGGCCATCATCGGCCTGGCCATCGGCAAGATGATCAAGCATGCGCTGTTCAAGCCAGTACCGGTGGCCATGGCCTTCATCATCGGCGGCATCGTGATCTTGCTGGTGGAGCGCCGCGCGCGCACCAATCCCGTCACCGTGCGCGTCAACTCGGTCGATGAAATGACGCCGTTCGACGCCCTGAAAGTGGGCTGCGCGCAGGCGTTCGCGCTGATCCCCGGCACCAGCCGCTCCGGCTCGACCATCATCGGCGGCATGCTGCTGGGCCTGTCACGCAAGACGGCCACCGAATTCTCGTTCTTCCTGGCCATCCCGACCCTGCTGGCGGCCACCTTCTACTCACTGTACAAAGCGCGCGACATCCTGTCGGCCACCGACGTGCCCCTGTTTGGCCTGGGCACCGTGTCCGCCTTCATCTCCGCCTTCCTGTGCGTGCGCTGGCTGCTGCGCTATATCAGTTCGCACGACTTCACGTTTTTTGCCTGGTACCGCATTGTGTTCGGCTTGCTGGTGTTGGCCAGCGCCCACTACGGCTGGGTTGTTTGGGCAGAATAAGGCACTATGAATCAAGATCTTAACCAGCGCGCGCTGCACCTGCTGCAAACCGTTTTCGGCTACCCGGCCTTCCGCGGCCAGCAAGCCGACATCGTCGACCACGTCAGCCATGGCGGCGACGCGCTGGTGCTGATGCCCACGGGCGGCGGCAAGTCGCTGTGCTATCAGATTCCCGCGCTGCTGCGCGACGGTGTTGGCGTCGTCGTCTCGCCATTGATCGCGCTGATGCAGGACCAGGTGGACGCTTTGGCCGAAGTCGGCGTGCGCGCCGCCTTCCTCAATTCCACGCAAACCTACGAAGAAGCGAGCCGCATCGAGCGCCTGGTGCGCACGGGCGGCATCGACGTCGTCTACGTGGCGCCCGAGCGCCTGATGACGCAGCGCTGCCTGGACCTGTTCCAGGCCTCGAAAATCTCCCTGTTCGCCATCGACGAGGCGCACTGCGTGGCCCAGTGGGGTCACGACTTCCGTCCCGAATACATCAAGCTGTCGGTGCTGCACGAGCAGTTCCCGGACGTGCCGCGCATCGCGCTCACGGCCACGGCCGACCCGCAGACGCGTGCCGAAATCGCCCTGCGTTTGCAGCTGGAAGACGCGCGCCAGTTCGTCTCGTCCTTCGACCGCCCGAACATCCGCTACCAGATCGTGGAAAAGGCGAATGGCCGCAAGCAGCTGCTCGACTTCATCAACACGGAACACACGGGCGACTGCGGCATCGTCTATTGCCTGTCACGCAAAAAGGTCGAAGAGACGGCGGAATTTCTGAACCAGAGCGGCATCCGCGCCCTGCCGTATCACGCCGGCATGGAGTACGCCAAGCGCAGCGCCAACCAGGCGCGCTTCCTGCGCGAAGAAAACATCGTCATGGTCGCCACCATCGCCTTCGGCATGGGCATCGACAAGCCCGACGTGCGCTTCGTCGCGCATCTGGATCTGCCGAAAAGCATCGAGGGCTATTACCAGGAAACGGGGCGCGCGGGCCGCGACGGCATGGCCGCCAACGCCTGGATGGCGTACGGTTTGCAGGACGTGGTGCTGCAGCGGCGCATGATCGATGAATCGGAAGCGGACGACACTTTCAAGCGCGTGCTGGGCGTCAAACTCGACGCCATGTTGGGCCTGTGCGAAACGCTCAGCTGCCGCCGCATGCGCCTGCTCGAATACTTCGGCGAACCGGCTTCGCCGTGCGGCAATTGCGATACCTGTTTAGTGCCGCCCGTGTCCTTCGACGGCACCGTGCCCGTGCAAAAACTGCTGTCGGCCATCTACCGCGTCGACCAGCGCTTCGCCGGCGGCCACGTGATCGACGTGCTGCGCGGCGTGGAATCGGAACGCATCAAGACCTGGCACCACGATTCGCTGTCGGTGTTTGGCATCGGCTCGGATCTGGGCGAAGCGGAATGGAAGTCGATCCTGCGCCAGGCCATCGCGCTGGGTCTCGTCTCGGTCGACCATGAACAATACAGCTCGCTGAAACTGACGGACGCTTCGCGCCCCGTGCTCAAGGGCGGCCAGAAAGTGCAGCTGCGCCAGTACCAGAAACCGGTGAAAACCAGCAAGCGCAGCACCAGCGTGGCGAAGGGCTATGTCGAGACGGATCTGTCCACCAGCGAGCAGGCGATCTTCGACAAGCTGCGCTGGTGGCGCGTGGAAACGGCGCGCACGCACAACGTGCCCGCCTACGTGATTTTTGTCGACGCCACCCTGCGCGAAATCGCCAAGGCCAAGCCTACCTCGCTGGAACAGATGCGTGGCGTAAGCGGCGTGGGCGAGAAAAAACTGGCCTCGTACGGCGAAGAAATCGTCGCCATGATTCTGGAGATGATTTGATGGAAGATTTGATGGAAGCGCTCTCGCCGGACCTGATTTACCAGGCCGTGAAAATCCTCGGCGCCCAGCCCGACGCCGAAGACGCGGTGGAAGCGCAAGTACGTTTACTGGTGCAGAACGACCTCACCGTGCGCCGCCTGGCCGACGTGGTGCCGGAAGCCTTCGGCCTGGTGCTGGCGTCGCACCTTCCCGGCGCCGAAAACATGACCCTTCCCGATACGTTCTGCGCGCAGGACGACGACGGCGAATGGGTGGAGTTCCCCTTGCGCCGCGAGCCGATCTTTGTCGTCGCTGCGGACATCGCCCAGCACACTTTCCACAACGGCCCGCGCGCGCTGATACAAAACCTGGCCGACCGCAGCTCCCTGCTGGCGGCCATCAACAAGGCCCTGAACGCGGGCGGCTCGCTCGATGGCACCACCCTGGGCCCGCCGTCTTTCTTCGGCCTGCCCGCCGCGCTGTACCAGCCGGCGGCATCGCCCGAGACGCCCTGAGCACTTCACCTTGCCCCTGCCCTTGATAAGAGAACGCTGCCACGATGGAAACCAAATGGCTGGAAGACTTCATCTCGCTCGCTGAAACGCATAATTTCAGCCGTTCCGCGGCCCTGCGCCACGTCACCCAGCCAGCCTTCTCGCGGCGCATCCAGTCGCTGGAAAACTGGCTCGGCATCGACCTGGTCGACCGCACGTCCTACCCCACGCGCTTGACGCCGGCCGGCGCCGTGTTCTACGAACAGGCGCTGGAAATGCTGGGACAAATCAACGGCGTGCGCGCCCTGTTGCGCGGCAAGCGCGCGGCCACGCAAACGAGCGTCGACTTCGCCGTGCCGCATACCCTGTCGCTGACCTTCATGCCGAAGTGGCTGACGGCGCTGGAAGAAGGTTTTGCGCCGATCAACAGCCGCCTGATGGCGCTGAACGTGCACGACGCCGTGCTGCAGCTGGTCGACGGCGGCTGCGATTTGCTGCTGTGCTACCACCATCCGCGCCAGCCGGTGCAGCTGGACCCGGGCCGCTACGACATGCTGGTGATGGGCCGCGAAACCCTGCGCGCGTATGCGCGCTGCGGCCAGGACAAGGTGCCGGACTTCGTCCTGCCCGGCAGCGCCAAAGAGCCGCTGCCCTTCCTTTCCTACACCAGCAATGCCTACCTGGGACGCATGGTGGAACTGCTGCTGGCCGACGCCAAGGCACCGCTGTTCCTGGAAACCTGCTACGAAACGGACATGGCCGAAGGCCTCAAAATGATGGCGCTGGAGGGACGCGGCATCGCCT is a window of Janthinobacterium rivuli DNA encoding:
- a CDS encoding undecaprenyl-diphosphate phosphatase, whose amino-acid sequence is MDLILALKAIIMGLVEGFTEFLPISSTGHLILAGSLLDFTKDVSKEVMDVFEIAIQAGAILAVCWEYRQRIGSVLTTFGSEAKSRKFVLNVAIAFLPLAIIGLAIGKMIKHALFKPVPVAMAFIIGGIVILLVERRARTNPVTVRVNSVDEMTPFDALKVGCAQAFALIPGTSRSGSTIIGGMLLGLSRKTATEFSFFLAIPTLLAATFYSLYKARDILSATDVPLFGLGTVSAFISAFLCVRWLLRYISSHDFTFFAWYRIVFGLLVLASAHYGWVVWAE
- the recQ gene encoding DNA helicase RecQ, translating into MNQDLNQRALHLLQTVFGYPAFRGQQADIVDHVSHGGDALVLMPTGGGKSLCYQIPALLRDGVGVVVSPLIALMQDQVDALAEVGVRAAFLNSTQTYEEASRIERLVRTGGIDVVYVAPERLMTQRCLDLFQASKISLFAIDEAHCVAQWGHDFRPEYIKLSVLHEQFPDVPRIALTATADPQTRAEIALRLQLEDARQFVSSFDRPNIRYQIVEKANGRKQLLDFINTEHTGDCGIVYCLSRKKVEETAEFLNQSGIRALPYHAGMEYAKRSANQARFLREENIVMVATIAFGMGIDKPDVRFVAHLDLPKSIEGYYQETGRAGRDGMAANAWMAYGLQDVVLQRRMIDESEADDTFKRVLGVKLDAMLGLCETLSCRRMRLLEYFGEPASPCGNCDTCLVPPVSFDGTVPVQKLLSAIYRVDQRFAGGHVIDVLRGVESERIKTWHHDSLSVFGIGSDLGEAEWKSILRQAIALGLVSVDHEQYSSLKLTDASRPVLKGGQKVQLRQYQKPVKTSKRSTSVAKGYVETDLSTSEQAIFDKLRWWRVETARTHNVPAYVIFVDATLREIAKAKPTSLEQMRGVSGVGEKKLASYGEEIVAMILEMI
- a CDS encoding LysR family transcriptional regulator, which translates into the protein METKWLEDFISLAETHNFSRSAALRHVTQPAFSRRIQSLENWLGIDLVDRTSYPTRLTPAGAVFYEQALEMLGQINGVRALLRGKRAATQTSVDFAVPHTLSLTFMPKWLTALEEGFAPINSRLMALNVHDAVLQLVDGGCDLLLCYHHPRQPVQLDPGRYDMLVMGRETLRAYARCGQDKVPDFVLPGSAKEPLPFLSYTSNAYLGRMVELLLADAKAPLFLETCYETDMAEGLKMMALEGRGIAFLPESAVMRDVKYKHLARADGGAPGWEIELEIRLYRERPSSLRPGKQIVESLWQYLVQAQEGKARASKRRKRATEAARS